Proteins encoded by one window of Salicibibacter halophilus:
- the spo0A gene encoding sporulation transcription factor Spo0A, with protein sequence METIKVCIADDNRDLVQMVEEYVSIQDDMEVSGVAYNGKDCLQVVEEMQPDILILDIIMPYLDGLAVLSRLQNNDSGKMPKVLMLTAFGQEDVTKKAVTQGASYYVLKPFDMDMLIDTIRDLSGQPTPQIAVSGQSKEMGAVKQPSVNLDQRITGIIHEIGVPAHIKGYMYMREAITMVYNNIELLGSITKELYPDIAKKYNTTASRVERAIRHAIEVAWSRGNIDSISHYFGYTVSMSKAKPTNSEFIAMVADKLRIEHKVS encoded by the coding sequence ATGGAAACGATCAAAGTTTGTATTGCTGATGATAATCGTGATTTAGTGCAAATGGTGGAAGAATATGTATCTATTCAGGATGATATGGAGGTTTCCGGTGTTGCTTACAATGGCAAAGACTGTTTACAGGTTGTGGAGGAAATGCAACCGGACATACTTATTCTTGATATCATCATGCCGTATTTAGATGGACTTGCCGTTTTGAGCCGATTACAAAATAATGATTCGGGCAAGATGCCCAAGGTTTTAATGTTAACGGCGTTTGGCCAAGAAGATGTGACGAAAAAGGCAGTAACGCAGGGGGCATCTTATTATGTATTAAAGCCGTTTGACATGGATATGTTGATTGATACCATCAGGGACCTCAGCGGCCAACCGACACCACAAATAGCTGTATCCGGGCAAAGTAAAGAGATGGGCGCCGTGAAGCAACCAAGCGTCAATTTGGACCAGCGTATCACCGGCATTATACACGAAATCGGTGTTCCGGCGCATATTAAAGGTTATATGTACATGCGGGAAGCGATTACAATGGTGTACAACAATATCGAATTGCTCGGTTCGATTACGAAAGAATTATATCCGGACATTGCCAAAAAATACAATACAACTGCCAGCCGCGTCGAAAGAGCAATTCGGCACGCGATTGAAGTCGCCTGGAGCCGCGGAAACATTGACTCCATCTCCCATTACTTTGGCTACACGGTGAGCATGTCAAAAGCTAAGCCGACTAACTCGGAATTCATCGCGATGGTTGCTGATAAATTACGCATTGAACATAAGGTAAGTTGA
- the steA gene encoding putative cytokinetic ring protein SteA: MKIGSTEGKIHHLEFEWKVSYKGKIIVVNLEDLSELHLQQLLKKGIKAVVNGRTSMTGDFDHRGVERLLEAGVPVFDLQTSQDFPKLHQGRQARITKQSLYMRDGTGQWKRVAALKGYDPERVEKLKERAASLRADAFCRFFKKSSREAEAQLDVFSSLMAKAAATANGRRPLLIIAPTNDDERTLVFAKRYLKKINPFIIAIDGASPTARKTGFDPDVLLGNFTDIKREALTGGAQLVIPKTSDGKDQAAIARLQQSQLPYTTCDWFAGLEETALLYARSISNGTIFMLGGARSVEEAMIQGKADIGVQSLMQLWFGSDIVDLKGVAKVIERPSASRYRLDWLGRHQALMDGFKS; encoded by the coding sequence ATGAAGATAGGGTCGACAGAAGGGAAGATACATCACCTGGAATTTGAGTGGAAGGTATCGTACAAAGGGAAGATTATCGTCGTCAATCTGGAAGATCTTTCTGAACTTCATTTGCAACAGTTATTAAAAAAAGGGATTAAAGCGGTCGTTAATGGACGAACATCTATGACGGGAGACTTTGACCATCGCGGTGTCGAGCGTTTATTGGAAGCCGGAGTTCCCGTATTTGACTTGCAAACAAGCCAGGATTTTCCTAAACTCCATCAAGGGCGACAAGCGCGCATTACAAAACAATCTTTGTATATGAGAGATGGAACCGGGCAATGGAAACGAGTTGCTGCGTTGAAAGGCTACGATCCTGAACGGGTGGAAAAGTTAAAAGAACGGGCAGCGTCTTTGCGTGCCGATGCCTTCTGCCGTTTTTTTAAAAAATCCTCGCGAGAGGCCGAAGCGCAGTTGGATGTGTTTTCAAGCTTAATGGCAAAAGCAGCCGCAACAGCAAATGGCCGCCGGCCACTTCTCATCATTGCCCCGACAAATGACGATGAACGTACGCTTGTCTTCGCGAAACGCTATTTAAAGAAAATCAACCCTTTTATTATCGCGATTGATGGTGCATCTCCCACCGCGAGGAAAACAGGGTTTGACCCCGATGTCCTCCTTGGCAATTTCACGGATATTAAAAGAGAAGCCCTCACGGGGGGTGCTCAGCTCGTCATTCCCAAAACCAGTGATGGGAAAGATCAAGCCGCCATCGCCCGCTTGCAGCAATCGCAATTACCCTATACGACTTGCGACTGGTTTGCCGGGCTGGAAGAGACAGCTCTCCTATATGCACGTTCAATCAGCAATGGAACGATTTTTATGCTTGGCGGTGCGAGAAGTGTGGAAGAAGCGATGATCCAAGGGAAGGCGGACATTGGGGTGCAGTCTCTCATGCAATTATGGTTTGGCTCAGATATCGTTGATCTGAAAGGGGTCGCAAAAGTAATCGAAAGACCATCCGCCAGCAGATACCGTTTGGACTGGTTGGGCAGGCATCAAGCGTTAATGGATGGCTTTAAAAGTTAA
- a CDS encoding DUF2627 domain-containing protein: protein MRLVALIILLIPVFFAGLGIKWMRDVIFSILHDPFPNYALQFAGGLVLFIAGLAFIGGFILHRDRKNNKVAPRFRKSKGRG from the coding sequence ATGCGGCTCGTTGCACTAATCATACTGCTGATCCCTGTGTTTTTCGCAGGCTTGGGCATAAAATGGATGCGGGATGTGATTTTCTCCATTCTCCATGATCCATTTCCCAATTACGCGTTACAATTTGCGGGGGGACTTGTGCTTTTCATCGCGGGATTGGCGTTTATCGGCGGTTTTATTCTTCACCGCGATCGTAAAAACAACAAAGTTGCACCCCGTTTCCGCAAGTCGAAGGGCCGGGGTTAA
- a CDS encoding sigma-54 interaction domain-containing protein, whose product MKRAMIVGGGKGGTALLGMMDGLDHMEVVGLADLDLEAEGISVAKARGLQTGSNAFTLYGELFPAPDIVFEATGDEAVLADLQRHVGVQTAVVPAHVCNLLYQLLIGKDELIAELSHQERLHHTVFQSTDDGMIAIDGDEKVLLFNQAAARMTEIDREKAIGNLIHTVMPESKLPRILSTRTMEYNQKQTFANGRQIVTTRIPLWIKDNFVGALAVFQDVTEMMNMATKVTDLESVQQLLQAIIHSSDEAISVVNEEGEGLMVNPAYSRLTGLNEQDVLGKPATADIYEGESMHMRALHTRMPIRGTQMKVGPHKKDVIVNVAPLLVNGELKGSVGVLHDVSEIRTLTNELEKAKQRIRTLEAKYTFDDIIGSSPALSFAKEQAFKSAQTPVDVLLRGQSGTGKELFAHAIHNESGRRYQPFIRVNCSALSPALLESELFGYEEGAFTGAKRGGKRGLFEEANDGSIFLDEIGEVPKETQVKLLRVLQEKEIVRVGGTKASTVNVRIIAATNNHLEEAIKRGDFREDLFYRLNKMPIFIPSLQDRREDIHELCQYLLHKINQAYGRSVLTVSDQAMQRLLAYEWPGNVRELENILGRAVIHMNYPDQELTVKHLPPLAETDHTYARPLHEYGKQNGSLAERMNAFEQQELEVALAEVQGNKTAAARALGISVRNLYYKLEKHGIVRKT is encoded by the coding sequence TTGAAGCGGGCAATGATTGTGGGAGGCGGAAAAGGTGGCACGGCGCTGCTCGGAATGATGGACGGCCTCGATCATATGGAAGTGGTCGGTTTGGCCGATCTTGATTTGGAAGCAGAAGGAATAAGCGTCGCGAAAGCTCGCGGTTTACAAACGGGCAGCAACGCGTTTACGTTATACGGAGAGCTGTTTCCGGCTCCGGATATTGTTTTTGAAGCAACGGGGGATGAAGCTGTCTTAGCCGACTTGCAAAGGCACGTAGGGGTGCAAACGGCTGTCGTGCCCGCCCATGTCTGTAATTTGCTTTATCAACTGCTCATCGGCAAAGATGAATTGATCGCTGAACTCAGTCATCAAGAGCGTCTCCATCATACGGTTTTTCAATCTACCGATGATGGGATGATCGCGATTGATGGGGACGAAAAAGTGCTTCTTTTTAATCAAGCAGCTGCGCGAATGACCGAAATTGACCGTGAAAAGGCGATCGGAAATTTGATTCACACGGTCATGCCGGAAAGCAAACTTCCGCGCATCTTGAGCACACGTACAATGGAATATAATCAAAAACAAACGTTTGCGAACGGACGCCAAATTGTCACCACAAGGATTCCGCTGTGGATCAAAGACAACTTCGTCGGTGCGTTGGCTGTTTTTCAGGATGTTACCGAGATGATGAACATGGCCACGAAAGTCACGGATTTGGAAAGCGTGCAACAGTTGCTGCAGGCGATCATTCATTCCTCGGACGAGGCCATTTCGGTTGTAAACGAAGAAGGAGAAGGGTTGATGGTTAATCCGGCATACTCCCGTTTGACAGGGTTAAATGAACAGGATGTGCTCGGAAAACCGGCGACTGCAGACATTTATGAAGGAGAGAGCATGCATATGCGAGCGTTGCATACACGCATGCCGATTCGAGGAACCCAAATGAAGGTGGGGCCCCATAAGAAAGACGTGATCGTGAATGTTGCACCGCTTCTCGTAAATGGAGAGCTGAAAGGGAGCGTTGGCGTCCTTCATGATGTCTCTGAAATTCGTACGTTAACCAATGAATTGGAAAAGGCAAAACAACGAATTCGGACATTGGAAGCAAAGTATACGTTTGATGATATAATCGGATCTTCCCCCGCCCTATCTTTCGCCAAGGAACAAGCGTTTAAAAGTGCCCAAACACCGGTAGATGTGCTGCTCCGCGGCCAATCCGGCACAGGCAAAGAATTATTTGCCCACGCCATTCATAATGAAAGCGGGCGTCGCTACCAGCCCTTCATTCGCGTGAATTGCTCGGCTTTGTCCCCGGCATTGCTGGAAAGTGAACTATTTGGATATGAAGAGGGTGCTTTCACGGGAGCGAAACGGGGAGGAAAGCGAGGTTTGTTCGAAGAAGCCAACGATGGCAGTATTTTTCTTGATGAAATTGGGGAAGTGCCAAAAGAAACGCAGGTGAAGCTTTTGCGTGTGCTTCAAGAGAAAGAAATCGTGCGTGTGGGCGGCACGAAAGCCAGCACAGTGAATGTTCGAATCATTGCCGCGACAAACAACCATCTCGAAGAAGCCATCAAGCGCGGAGATTTTCGCGAGGATTTATTTTATCGGTTGAACAAAATGCCGATCTTTATCCCATCTCTACAGGACAGACGGGAAGATATTCATGAACTTTGCCAGTATTTGCTACATAAAATCAATCAGGCGTATGGCCGCTCGGTATTAACGGTTTCCGATCAGGCGATGCAACGTTTGCTCGCATATGAATGGCCGGGAAATGTCCGGGAATTGGAAAATATTCTTGGACGGGCAGTTATTCACATGAACTATCCTGATCAAGAACTGACGGTTAAACACTTGCCTCCTTTGGCCGAAACGGATCATACTTACGCACGCCCGCTCCATGAATATGGGAAACAGAACGGCAGTTTAGCCGAACGAATGAATGCTTTTGAACAACAAGAATTGGAAGTCGCTTTGGCTGAAGTGCAGGGAAATAAAACGGCCGCGGCTCGCGCGCTGGGAATTTCCGTACGAAACCTGTATTATAAGCTGGAGAAACACGGCATTGTAAGAAAAACTTGA
- the lpdA gene encoding dihydrolipoyl dehydrogenase, which yields MADEYDLVVIGAGTGGYVAAIRAAQLGNRVAIVEKEALGGTCLHKGCIPSKTLLRSAEVYREVKGSAAFGVNTEGAKLDFSKVQARKQTIVEQLHTGVQQLLQNENITVFEGHARILGPSIFSPRAGSISIEYTDGADNEVLVPKHVLIATGSQPRRLSDVDFSHENVMTSDDALFMERLPASMTIIGGGVIGTEWASMLIDFGVEVTVLEAQDRLLPGEDEAISAEMKKQLEKRGIRVCLNAGVKTGDMHIEPEYVGVQAHIDGEQQTFAAECLLVSIGREANISDIGLQNTEIETEDGKIITNEWGQTKEAHMYAIGDVTRGYELAHVASHQGTIAVEHMNEENPAGLNERQMPRCTYSHPEVASIGLSETEAKAQGFQVKVGTFPLRAIGKALIHGDADGFCKFISNGENNDLLGVHMIGTDATELISEGALAMLLDAADWEVAETVHPHPSVSEVFKEAALHADRRAIHLSR from the coding sequence ATGGCCGATGAATATGACCTGGTCGTGATTGGTGCAGGCACCGGTGGTTATGTTGCCGCGATCCGCGCCGCCCAACTCGGAAATCGGGTGGCAATCGTTGAAAAAGAAGCCCTTGGCGGCACCTGTCTTCACAAAGGATGCATTCCGAGTAAAACCTTGTTGCGGAGCGCGGAAGTGTATAGAGAGGTAAAGGGGTCGGCAGCGTTTGGCGTCAATACGGAAGGTGCAAAACTTGATTTTTCAAAAGTGCAGGCTCGTAAACAAACCATCGTTGAACAGTTGCATACCGGCGTTCAACAATTGCTTCAAAATGAAAATATTACAGTGTTCGAAGGCCATGCACGTATTTTGGGACCATCCATCTTTTCCCCGCGTGCCGGCAGTATATCGATTGAATACACGGACGGCGCGGATAACGAAGTGCTTGTTCCCAAACACGTGCTGATTGCGACCGGGTCCCAGCCAAGACGTCTCAGCGATGTAGATTTTTCCCACGAAAACGTAATGACTTCTGACGATGCGTTATTTATGGAACGTCTGCCGGCTTCAATGACGATCATCGGCGGCGGGGTTATTGGGACGGAATGGGCATCCATGCTCATTGATTTTGGTGTTGAAGTTACTGTATTGGAAGCGCAAGACCGTTTGCTTCCGGGGGAAGACGAAGCTATTTCCGCTGAAATGAAAAAACAGTTGGAAAAAAGGGGCATCCGTGTTTGTTTAAATGCTGGCGTGAAAACAGGGGATATGCACATTGAACCTGAATATGTCGGTGTGCAGGCGCACATAGATGGAGAACAACAAACCTTTGCCGCGGAATGTTTGCTCGTTTCCATCGGCAGGGAAGCAAACATTTCCGATATCGGACTTCAAAATACGGAAATCGAGACCGAAGATGGCAAAATCATCACCAATGAATGGGGACAAACGAAGGAAGCGCACATGTATGCCATCGGGGATGTGACACGAGGGTACGAGCTTGCCCATGTAGCTTCCCATCAGGGGACGATTGCCGTTGAACATATGAATGAGGAAAACCCCGCGGGATTAAACGAACGGCAAATGCCGAGATGCACCTACAGCCATCCGGAAGTTGCGTCCATCGGTTTAAGCGAGACGGAAGCAAAGGCTCAAGGGTTTCAAGTGAAAGTTGGAACGTTTCCGCTTCGTGCGATTGGAAAAGCTCTCATCCACGGCGATGCAGATGGTTTTTGCAAGTTTATTTCCAACGGGGAAAACAACGATTTGCTCGGGGTTCACATGATCGGAACGGATGCAACGGAACTGATTTCAGAAGGGGCGCTCGCTATGTTGCTGGATGCAGCCGATTGGGAAGTGGCAGAAACGGTTCACCCGCACCCAAGTGTATCTGAAGTATTCAAAGAAGCGGCACTTCACGCCGACCGACGTGCCATTCATCTATCCCGATGA
- a CDS encoding thiamine pyrophosphate-dependent dehydrogenase E1 component subunit alpha, with the protein MTERKHEKLGLDRDQLIDMFKTMLSARKIDERMWLLNRAGKIPFVVSCQGHEAAQAGAVMALDTDKDYLLPYYRDVGMVLHFGMTVKDLMLQGFAKAEDPNSGGRQMPNHFGSKNHRIVTGSSPVTTQLPHAVGIALAGRIKNDPFVCLTSFGEGSSNQGDFHEAANFAGVHRLPVIFFCENNQYAISVPVDRQIACERVSDRASSYGMHGETVDGNDPLAVYEAVKKAADHARAGGGPSLIESLSYRLTPHSSDDDDRSYRERDEVDDAKKKDGILTFADYLKGYDLLTDAEEKNIHEQIQKSIDEATDAAEKAAYAEAESTLNHVYHQ; encoded by the coding sequence ATGACAGAAAGAAAACACGAAAAGCTGGGATTGGACCGAGACCAATTGATTGATATGTTTAAAACGATGCTGTCTGCCCGGAAAATCGATGAACGGATGTGGTTGTTAAACCGGGCCGGAAAAATCCCTTTTGTCGTCTCCTGCCAAGGGCATGAAGCAGCACAGGCAGGAGCGGTGATGGCGCTAGATACAGACAAAGACTACCTTCTTCCCTATTATCGGGATGTAGGGATGGTCTTACACTTTGGCATGACAGTGAAAGATTTAATGTTACAAGGTTTTGCCAAAGCAGAAGACCCCAATTCCGGAGGGAGGCAAATGCCCAATCATTTTGGCAGCAAAAATCATCGAATCGTCACGGGATCTTCCCCTGTGACGACGCAATTGCCTCATGCTGTCGGCATTGCTCTTGCCGGAAGAATCAAAAATGATCCCTTTGTTTGTCTGACTTCTTTTGGGGAAGGTTCCTCGAACCAAGGAGATTTTCATGAAGCCGCGAATTTTGCAGGTGTGCATCGTTTGCCGGTTATCTTTTTCTGTGAAAACAATCAATACGCAATCTCTGTGCCCGTAGATCGCCAAATTGCTTGCGAACGTGTTTCCGATCGTGCCTCCAGCTATGGCATGCACGGGGAAACCGTGGACGGCAATGATCCTCTCGCTGTCTATGAAGCAGTTAAAAAAGCTGCCGACCACGCGCGCGCTGGAGGAGGGCCGTCACTAATTGAATCTTTGTCTTACCGTTTAACCCCGCATTCAAGCGACGATGACGACCGTTCCTACCGTGAGCGGGATGAAGTGGACGACGCCAAGAAAAAGGATGGCATTCTAACGTTTGCCGACTATTTAAAGGGTTATGATTTATTGACGGATGCAGAAGAAAAAAACATCCATGAACAAATACAAAAATCGATCGATGAAGCGACAGATGCCGCGGAAAAAGCGGCTTACGCGGAAGCGGAATCAACCTTGAACCACGTGTATCACCAGTAA
- a CDS encoding alpha-ketoacid dehydrogenase subunit beta: MATKNYISAVTAALKEEMEKDDGVFVLGEDVAAKGGVFRATEGLYDQFGENRVLDTPLAESAIAGVGIGAAMYGLRPVAEMQFADFMLPAVNQIISEAAKIRYRSNNDWHVPITIRAPYGGGIHGALYHSQSVEALFSSTPGLKVVAPSTPHDVKGLLKAAIRDPDPVLFFEHKKAYRLIKGDVPENEYTVPIGTADVKREGEDVTVMTYGMCVHFALEAAEKLQGEGISTHVLDLRTLYPMDRAAVASAARRTGKILLISEDNKEGSVLNEAAATIAEECLFDLDAPIERLAAPDVPSMPYAPPLEKYFMMNAEKIEQAIRELAEF, encoded by the coding sequence ATGGCGACGAAAAATTATATCAGTGCAGTCACGGCAGCATTAAAAGAAGAAATGGAGAAAGACGACGGGGTTTTCGTTCTCGGCGAGGATGTAGCTGCCAAAGGCGGTGTATTTCGAGCGACGGAAGGCTTGTATGATCAGTTTGGAGAAAACCGGGTCCTTGACACCCCCTTGGCAGAGTCAGCGATTGCCGGCGTGGGCATTGGTGCTGCCATGTACGGCTTGCGCCCGGTGGCAGAGATGCAATTTGCCGATTTTATGCTCCCTGCTGTCAATCAGATCATTTCGGAAGCTGCGAAAATCCGCTATCGTTCTAACAATGATTGGCACGTGCCGATCACGATTCGCGCCCCTTACGGTGGCGGCATCCATGGAGCGCTTTATCATTCCCAATCCGTTGAAGCGTTGTTTTCCAGCACCCCCGGATTGAAAGTAGTCGCGCCATCGACGCCGCACGATGTAAAAGGCCTGTTAAAAGCCGCCATTCGCGACCCTGATCCCGTTTTGTTTTTTGAGCATAAAAAAGCTTATCGCTTGATTAAGGGTGATGTTCCCGAGAACGAGTATACAGTGCCTATAGGAACGGCGGATGTAAAGCGGGAAGGGGAAGATGTCACGGTGATGACGTATGGGATGTGCGTTCATTTTGCATTGGAAGCGGCCGAGAAGTTGCAAGGTGAAGGGATATCCACCCACGTGCTTGATTTGCGTACGCTTTATCCGATGGATCGCGCAGCTGTCGCCAGCGCTGCCCGGCGAACAGGGAAAATTTTGCTCATCAGTGAAGACAACAAAGAAGGCAGCGTGTTGAATGAAGCGGCGGCAACGATCGCCGAAGAATGCTTGTTTGACCTTGACGCGCCCATTGAGCGTCTCGCGGCTCCCGATGTCCCGTCGATGCCTTATGCGCCTCCATTGGAAAAGTATTTTATGATGAACGCGGAAAAAATAGAGCAAGCCATTCGCGAATTGGCGGAATTTTAG
- a CDS encoding dihydrolipoamide acetyltransferase family protein, with translation MKKEIIMPQLGESVTEGTITQWLVNPGDNVNKYDPIAEVDTDKVNAEVPSSYTGTIRDIIARENQTVQVGDVVAYIETEASPEDETPSDHDAQRKTQAEKQEKPEAQSQKKRYSPAVLSLAQNHNIDLEIIEGSGRGGRITRKDVEKKLEAGEKATANTNEPQQEEQITAPSETTASSDEIIPVTGVRKAIAANMSQSKQEIPHAWTMVEVDVTNIVRYREKEKETFRHQEGIPLTFMPFFMQAVTAGLKKYPELNATWQGDHILRKKEINLSMAVATEEALYVPVIANADEKNMRGMARSLHTLAEKTRNGQLTGDDMRGGTFTLNNTGAFGSVQSMPIINHPQAAILSVESIVKRPVVKEDDMIAVRHMVNLCLSLDHRVLDGLICGRFLAYVKEQLEQFNSEGM, from the coding sequence ATGAAAAAAGAGATCATCATGCCTCAGCTGGGAGAGAGTGTAACGGAAGGGACGATTACCCAGTGGCTCGTGAATCCCGGAGATAACGTAAATAAATATGATCCGATCGCGGAAGTGGACACGGATAAAGTCAATGCCGAGGTCCCTTCTTCCTATACGGGCACGATCCGCGACATTATCGCGCGGGAAAACCAGACCGTGCAAGTCGGAGATGTGGTTGCTTATATCGAGACGGAGGCTTCCCCGGAGGACGAGACGCCATCGGACCATGATGCGCAAAGAAAAACTCAAGCGGAAAAACAAGAAAAACCGGAAGCACAGTCACAGAAGAAACGGTATTCTCCTGCGGTCCTTTCCTTGGCCCAAAATCATAACATTGATTTAGAGATAATCGAAGGCTCAGGCAGAGGTGGACGCATTACCCGAAAAGATGTGGAGAAAAAATTGGAGGCCGGAGAAAAAGCGACAGCGAATACAAACGAGCCTCAACAGGAGGAACAAATTACTGCACCGTCGGAAACAACCGCTTCTTCCGACGAGATTATTCCCGTGACCGGCGTGCGCAAAGCCATTGCTGCAAATATGAGCCAAAGCAAACAGGAAATCCCCCATGCCTGGACGATGGTCGAAGTGGATGTTACGAATATCGTTCGCTATCGCGAAAAAGAGAAAGAAACGTTTCGTCATCAAGAAGGGATCCCGTTGACGTTTATGCCTTTCTTCATGCAAGCGGTCACCGCGGGGCTTAAAAAATATCCCGAACTTAACGCTACTTGGCAGGGTGACCATATTCTTCGTAAAAAAGAAATCAATCTTTCCATGGCCGTTGCCACTGAAGAAGCGCTCTATGTTCCGGTGATCGCGAATGCCGATGAGAAAAATATGCGAGGCATGGCGCGATCCTTGCACACCCTCGCCGAGAAAACGAGAAACGGACAATTGACGGGCGATGATATGCGCGGGGGGACGTTCACGTTAAACAACACGGGTGCTTTTGGTTCCGTGCAATCGATGCCCATCATTAATCACCCGCAAGCAGCGATTCTCTCTGTAGAGTCCATCGTCAAACGCCCGGTTGTGAAAGAGGATGATATGATTGCCGTGCGCCATATGGTGAACCTTTGCCTTTCCCTTGACCACCGTGTGTTAGACGGATTAATTTGCGGAAGGTTTTTGGCCTATGTGAAAGAACAACTGGAGCAGTTTAACAGTGAAGGGATGTAA
- a CDS encoding BrxA/BrxB family bacilliredoxin: MNDVVQSARDEMSEAGYEHLSSPEEVDKTFKEDGTTLVMVNSVCGCAGGIARPAAAYMQNYESKPDRFVTVFAGQDREATDHAREYFEGYGPSSPSFALMKDGEIQMMVERHEIEGHEPIEVVQKLESAFDEHCS, from the coding sequence ATGAATGATGTCGTACAATCGGCACGTGATGAGATGAGTGAGGCGGGCTATGAACATTTAAGTTCGCCTGAAGAAGTAGATAAAACCTTTAAAGAAGACGGAACAACGTTGGTAATGGTCAATTCCGTATGCGGGTGTGCGGGCGGAATTGCACGTCCGGCAGCTGCCTATATGCAAAATTACGAGTCTAAACCTGACCGCTTTGTGACTGTTTTCGCAGGGCAGGATCGTGAAGCAACAGATCACGCACGCGAATATTTTGAAGGCTATGGTCCATCTTCCCCTTCATTTGCGCTTATGAAGGACGGAGAGATTCAAATGATGGTTGAGCGTCATGAAATTGAAGGGCATGAACCGATTGAGGTCGTCCAAAAATTAGAATCCGCTTTTGATGAACATTGCTCGTGA
- a CDS encoding aromatic acid exporter family protein — translation MFFGYRTIKTAVGAGLSLFLGQLLQLDSFTTAAIITVLCIHVTRKGSVHKAWELFLASCVGLLFAAVIFETIGYHPLSLSLLLLVFIPALQKINALKGIITSIVIIFHVYSVGEMTAGLLLNEFLLITIGISVGLLMNLYMPSIDEDLYQDQIFLEEQFSLIWKEYARYLRERWVDWDGRELVLAGETIENGKSKALRSIDNHFLRHDHYFFHYFDMRERQFVIMERILPFVSSLDQVTEGKSIANFMDGLSSAVHPGNTARYYLEELHQLRDMFKEHPLPKNRAEFEARASLFYVLHELEQYLLIKDMFKPDQKRTFALKRKKGVHTLRKKEKDKG, via the coding sequence ATGTTTTTTGGTTATCGTACGATTAAAACAGCTGTGGGGGCCGGTCTTTCACTGTTTTTGGGCCAATTGCTACAGCTTGATTCTTTTACGACGGCAGCAATCATTACCGTTTTATGCATCCACGTTACCAGAAAAGGTTCGGTACATAAGGCGTGGGAATTGTTTCTTGCTTCCTGTGTAGGTTTGTTGTTTGCAGCAGTTATATTTGAAACGATTGGCTATCATCCTCTCTCGCTTTCGCTATTATTGCTAGTGTTTATCCCTGCATTACAGAAAATTAATGCGTTAAAAGGGATCATTACGAGTATTGTTATCATTTTTCACGTCTACTCCGTAGGGGAAATGACCGCCGGGTTGCTCCTTAATGAGTTTCTGCTTATTACGATTGGGATTTCCGTTGGCTTACTCATGAATCTTTATATGCCGAGCATTGATGAAGACTTGTACCAAGATCAAATTTTCTTGGAAGAGCAGTTTTCGCTTATTTGGAAAGAGTATGCGCGGTATTTGCGAGAAAGGTGGGTGGATTGGGATGGACGGGAACTTGTCTTGGCGGGAGAAACGATTGAGAATGGGAAATCAAAAGCTTTAAGGAGCATCGACAATCATTTTTTGCGGCACGATCATTATTTTTTCCATTACTTTGATATGAGGGAGCGGCAATTTGTGATTATGGAACGCATCTTGCCGTTCGTGTCTTCATTGGATCAAGTGACAGAAGGAAAAAGCATCGCCAATTTTATGGATGGGTTAAGCAGTGCCGTTCATCCCGGAAACACTGCTCGTTATTATTTGGAGGAGTTGCATCAATTAAGGGATATGTTCAAGGAGCACCCTCTTCCGAAAAACAGGGCGGAATTTGAAGCACGCGCATCTTTATTTTATGTGCTTCATGAATTGGAACAATACTTGCTTATTAAAGATATGTTTAAGCCTGACCAAAAACGAACGTTTGCATTAAAAAGGAAAAAAGGGGTGCATACTTTGCGGAAAAAAGAAAAAGATAAGGGATAA